In one window of Caballeronia sp. TF1N1 DNA:
- a CDS encoding response regulator yields the protein MGKHIITDDRAQQREARDTPLAVLLIEDSPLIRRSLTEAIDALGPWRVTAFAEAPDEAIALLSSQRFHAVIIDLQLRHGSGIEVLAWLQESGKASIHDEAFVAVLTNHALPTYRERCQQYGVRHFFDKSLEFDRVLDALCRHARERQGERG from the coding sequence GTGGGCAAGCACATCATCACCGACGACCGTGCGCAGCAACGCGAAGCGCGCGACACGCCGCTCGCGGTGCTGCTTATCGAGGATTCGCCGCTGATCCGGCGCAGCCTGACTGAAGCCATCGACGCGCTCGGTCCGTGGCGCGTGACCGCGTTCGCCGAGGCTCCGGACGAAGCCATCGCGCTCTTGTCGTCGCAGCGGTTCCATGCGGTGATCATCGACTTGCAACTCAGGCACGGCTCGGGCATCGAGGTACTGGCGTGGTTGCAGGAGAGCGGCAAGGCGTCGATACACGACGAGGCCTTTGTCGCGGTGCTCACCAATCACGCGTTGCCGACGTATCGCGAGCGCTGCCAGCAATATGGCGTGCGCCATTTCTTCGATAAATCGCTGGAGTTCGATCGGGTGCTGGATGCGCTTTGCCGGCACGCGCGGGAAAGACAAGGTGAGCGCGGTTAG
- a CDS encoding MFS transporter, which yields MTASSDSSSHHQHYSRATLWLLATIAGVSVANIYFNQPLLGDFRGSFPGSAYLIGAVPAATQLGYALGMLVLAPLGDRFDRRLLILLQLAALGVALVVACVAPTLAVLIAASLAIGVVATIAQQAVPFAAELAPAAERGHAVGTVMSGLLLGILLARTVSGFVAEYFGWRAVFGASVIATIVLAVVVVARLPKSRPTSTLPYGKLLVSMWHLAVENPGLREASLTGGALFAAFSAFWSLLTLLLAGEPFHMGPQAAGLFGIVGAAGALAAPLAGKSADRRGPRAVITLSIGLVALSFVVFAFSARSIAGLVIGVIVLDIGVQAAQISNQSRIYALKPEARSRVNTVYMVAYFIGGALGSALASLAWHAMGWTGVCVVGLAATALAAFSHWRGREAADSLAGSGGGDR from the coding sequence ATGACCGCTTCGTCCGATTCCTCGAGTCATCATCAGCACTATTCGCGCGCCACGCTCTGGCTGCTTGCGACCATCGCGGGCGTATCGGTCGCCAACATCTACTTCAATCAGCCGCTGCTGGGCGATTTCCGTGGCTCGTTTCCCGGCAGCGCGTATCTGATCGGCGCGGTGCCCGCCGCGACGCAACTCGGCTACGCGCTCGGCATGCTCGTGCTGGCGCCGCTCGGCGATCGCTTCGACCGGCGGCTTCTGATCCTGCTCCAACTGGCCGCGCTCGGCGTGGCGCTCGTGGTGGCGTGCGTCGCGCCGACGCTCGCCGTGCTGATCGCCGCGAGTCTTGCAATTGGCGTCGTCGCGACCATCGCGCAACAAGCCGTGCCGTTCGCCGCCGAACTCGCGCCAGCCGCCGAGCGCGGTCATGCCGTCGGCACGGTGATGAGCGGTCTATTGCTCGGCATCCTGCTCGCGCGGACGGTATCGGGTTTCGTTGCCGAATACTTCGGCTGGCGCGCGGTGTTCGGCGCTTCAGTGATCGCGACGATCGTGCTGGCGGTCGTCGTCGTTGCGCGGCTGCCAAAGAGCCGTCCGACGTCTACTCTGCCCTACGGCAAGCTGCTCGTGTCGATGTGGCATCTCGCTGTCGAGAATCCCGGGCTTCGCGAAGCATCGCTCACGGGCGGCGCGCTCTTTGCAGCATTCAGCGCGTTCTGGTCGCTGCTCACACTCCTGCTCGCCGGCGAGCCGTTTCACATGGGACCGCAGGCCGCGGGACTATTCGGTATCGTCGGCGCGGCGGGCGCGCTCGCGGCGCCGCTTGCGGGCAAGTCGGCGGACCGGCGTGGGCCGCGCGCGGTGATCACGCTGTCCATCGGGCTCGTTGCGCTGTCGTTCGTGGTGTTCGCATTCTCGGCGCGCAGCATCGCGGGGCTGGTCATCGGCGTGATCGTGCTCGATATCGGCGTGCAGGCCGCGCAGATATCCAACCAGTCGCGCATCTACGCATTGAAGCCGGAGGCGCGCAGCCGCGTGAATACGGTTTATATGGTGGCTTACTTTATTGGCGGGGCGTTGGGATCGGCGCTGGCTTCGCTTGCCTGGCACGCAATGGGATGGACGGGCGTTTGCGTCGTCGGGCTGGCTGCGACGGCGCTGGCGGCGTTCAGTCACTGGCGCGGGCGGGAAGCGGCGGATTCGTTGGCGGGTTCCGGCGGCGGGGATCGCTAA
- a CDS encoding metallophosphoesterase family protein produces MTLIGLISDTHNLVRPEALEALRGSAHIIHAGDICKREVLDTLAQLAALTVVRGNNDIGDDVAMLPEHARIDLAGATIHVVHDIADVPKALDGVHVVVTGHSHKPLVEKRNGVLFVNPGSAGPRRFKLPITVGLLEIGETSDSEDTDIKARIVTLIE; encoded by the coding sequence ATGACCCTCATCGGCCTCATCTCCGACACGCACAATCTCGTTCGCCCCGAAGCGCTCGAGGCCCTGCGCGGCTCTGCACACATCATCCACGCCGGCGACATCTGCAAGCGCGAAGTGCTCGATACGCTGGCGCAACTGGCTGCGCTGACCGTCGTGCGCGGCAATAACGATATCGGCGACGATGTCGCGATGTTGCCCGAGCACGCGCGCATCGACTTGGCGGGCGCGACAATCCATGTCGTGCACGATATCGCCGATGTGCCGAAAGCACTCGATGGCGTCCATGTCGTCGTGACCGGGCATTCGCACAAGCCGCTCGTCGAGAAGCGCAATGGCGTGCTGTTCGTGAATCCGGGTAGCGCGGGGCCGCGCAGGTTCAAGTTGCCGATCACGGTCGGTCTGCTCGAAATCGGCGAGACGAGTGACTCTGAGGACACGGACATAAAGGCGCGCATCGTTACGCTCATCGAATAA
- the proP gene encoding glycine betaine/L-proline transporter ProP translates to MNASHDGLWRKRGASNQASDMTLDDITIVDQSLLKRAVGAMAIGNAMEWFDFGVYSYIAVTLGKVFFPSSSPAAQLLATFGTFAAAFLVRPIGGMVFGPLGDRIGRKRVLAMTMIMMAVGTFCIGLIPSYATIGVMAPVLLLAARLLQGFSTGGEYGGAATFIAEFSPDKKRGFMSSFLELGTLVGYVLGAGVVAVLTAALSEQALLSWGWRIPFMIAGPLGLIGLYIRMKLEETPAFQREAEKAEAVSHETTKQQFRETLVQQWKPLLQCVGLVLIFNVTDYMALSYLPSYLSATLKFNETHGLFIVLVVMVLMMPLTLFAGRLSDTIGRKPVMLAGCVGLLLLSIPALSLIRLGTVPSIFAGMMILGALLSCFTGVMPSSLPALFPTKIRYGALAIGFNVSVSLFGGTTPLVTAWLVDKTGNLMMPAYYLMGASIIGIVSVLALRETAKKPLKGSPPAVASHSEAHAILRGHREAAEMDGSFPENTVRA, encoded by the coding sequence ATGAATGCTTCACATGACGGCCTCTGGCGCAAACGAGGCGCATCGAACCAGGCGTCCGATATGACGCTCGACGACATCACCATCGTCGATCAATCGCTTCTCAAGCGCGCGGTCGGCGCCATGGCTATCGGTAACGCGATGGAATGGTTCGACTTCGGCGTGTACAGCTACATTGCCGTGACGCTCGGCAAGGTCTTCTTTCCGTCGAGCAGTCCGGCCGCGCAGTTGCTGGCCACCTTCGGCACGTTCGCGGCCGCGTTTCTCGTGCGCCCGATCGGCGGCATGGTGTTCGGTCCGCTCGGCGACCGCATCGGCCGCAAGCGCGTGCTCGCGATGACCATGATCATGATGGCCGTCGGCACCTTCTGTATCGGTCTCATTCCGAGCTACGCGACCATCGGCGTGATGGCGCCGGTGCTGCTGCTCGCCGCGCGTTTGTTGCAAGGCTTTTCGACGGGCGGGGAATACGGCGGCGCGGCGACGTTCATCGCCGAATTCTCGCCGGACAAGAAGCGCGGCTTCATGTCGAGCTTCCTGGAACTCGGCACGCTCGTGGGCTATGTGCTCGGCGCAGGCGTGGTCGCGGTGTTGACTGCCGCGTTGTCCGAACAGGCGCTCCTCAGCTGGGGCTGGCGCATTCCGTTCATGATCGCGGGTCCGCTCGGGCTGATCGGCTTGTATATCCGGATGAAGCTCGAAGAGACGCCCGCGTTCCAGCGCGAGGCGGAAAAGGCCGAAGCCGTGTCGCACGAAACGACCAAGCAGCAGTTTCGCGAAACGCTCGTGCAGCAATGGAAGCCGCTCTTGCAGTGCGTGGGCCTCGTGCTCATTTTCAACGTGACCGACTACATGGCGCTGTCGTATCTGCCGAGCTATCTCTCGGCGACACTCAAGTTCAACGAGACGCATGGCCTTTTCATCGTGCTCGTTGTGATGGTGCTGATGATGCCGCTCACGCTGTTCGCGGGCCGTCTGTCGGATACGATCGGCCGCAAACCGGTGATGCTCGCGGGTTGCGTCGGCTTGTTGCTGCTGTCGATCCCGGCGCTCTCGCTGATCCGCCTCGGCACCGTGCCTTCGATCTTCGCGGGCATGATGATTCTCGGTGCGCTTCTGTCGTGTTTCACGGGCGTGATGCCGTCGTCGCTGCCGGCGCTGTTCCCGACGAAGATTCGTTATGGCGCGCTCGCCATCGGCTTCAACGTGTCGGTGTCGCTGTTCGGCGGCACGACGCCGCTCGTGACGGCGTGGCTCGTCGACAAGACCGGCAATCTGATGATGCCCGCGTACTATTTGATGGGCGCGTCGATCATCGGCATCGTTTCGGTGCTCGCGCTGCGCGAGACGGCCAAAAAGCCGCTGAAGGGCTCGCCGCCCGCGGTGGCATCGCATTCGGAAGCGCATGCGATTCTGCGCGGTCATCGCGAGGCAGCAGAGATGGATGGCTCGTTTCCCGAGAATACCGTTCGGGCTTGA
- a CDS encoding oxidative damage protection protein, translating into MARMIQCAKLGKEAEGLDFPPLPGELGKRIYETVSKEAWQGWLKQQTMLINENRLNMADPRARQYLLKQTEKYFFGEGADTATGYVPPQS; encoded by the coding sequence ATGGCCCGAATGATCCAATGTGCAAAGCTCGGCAAGGAAGCCGAAGGACTCGACTTTCCGCCGCTGCCGGGCGAACTCGGCAAGCGCATCTATGAAACGGTGTCGAAGGAAGCGTGGCAGGGCTGGCTCAAGCAGCAAACCATGCTGATCAACGAAAACCGGCTCAATATGGCCGACCCGCGCGCGCGCCAGTACTTGCTCAAGCAAACGGAGAAGTACTTCTTCGGCGAAGGCGCCGACACCGCGACGGGATATGTGCCGCCGCAAAGCTGA
- the argA gene encoding amino-acid N-acetyltransferase: MNSPTDLAIPSQPAAVEAEAPNPHAQFVDWMRSVAPYIHAFRNKTFVVAFGGELVQEGRLNALVQDVGLLHAMGIHVVLVHGSRPQLDEQLSLHGVESSFSHGLRITDARALESAKEAAGEVRLDIEAAISQGLPNTPMAHAHISVVSGNFVTARPVGILDGVDFQHTGVVRKIDGDSIRQSLASNKLVLLSSLGFSPTGEAFNLSMEDVASAAAIALRADKIIFVTEIPGLEDQENELVREMSLDDAYRLHESGELQGDTAFYLKHAIRACRGGVARAHIIPYKLDGSVLLELFLHDGVGTMISYENLESLREATPDDVGGILTLIEPLESDGTLVRRGRHQIERDIDHFSVIEHDGVLFGCAALYPYTQERIGEMACLTVAPEAQGSGDGERLLKRIEQRARARGLTRIFVLTTRTEHWFLKRGFVKVTVDDLPEDRRRLYNWQRKSLVLMKQL; encoded by the coding sequence ATGAATTCCCCTACCGACCTCGCCATCCCGTCGCAGCCGGCCGCAGTCGAAGCCGAAGCGCCGAATCCCCACGCCCAGTTCGTCGACTGGATGCGTTCCGTTGCGCCCTATATTCACGCGTTCCGAAACAAAACCTTCGTGGTCGCGTTTGGCGGGGAACTGGTGCAGGAAGGCCGCCTGAATGCGCTCGTCCAGGACGTCGGACTGTTGCACGCCATGGGCATCCACGTCGTATTGGTGCACGGCTCGCGTCCGCAACTCGACGAGCAACTGAGTCTGCACGGCGTCGAATCGTCGTTCTCGCACGGGCTGCGCATTACCGACGCGCGCGCGCTCGAATCCGCGAAGGAAGCCGCTGGCGAAGTGCGCCTCGATATCGAAGCCGCCATCAGCCAGGGCTTGCCGAACACGCCGATGGCTCACGCTCACATCAGCGTGGTGTCGGGCAACTTCGTGACGGCGCGGCCGGTCGGCATTCTGGATGGCGTCGACTTCCAGCACACGGGCGTCGTGCGCAAGATCGACGGCGATTCCATCCGCCAGTCGCTTGCGAGCAACAAGCTCGTGCTCTTGTCGTCGCTCGGTTTTTCGCCAACTGGCGAAGCGTTCAATCTGTCGATGGAAGACGTCGCGTCCGCCGCGGCCATCGCCTTGCGCGCCGACAAGATCATCTTCGTGACCGAGATTCCCGGCCTCGAAGATCAGGAAAACGAACTCGTGCGGGAAATGTCGCTCGACGACGCTTACCGGCTTCACGAAAGCGGCGAGCTTCAGGGCGATACCGCGTTTTATCTCAAGCACGCCATTCGCGCCTGCCGCGGCGGCGTGGCGCGCGCGCACATCATTCCGTACAAGCTCGACGGCAGCGTGCTGCTCGAACTCTTCCTGCACGACGGCGTCGGCACGATGATCTCCTACGAGAATCTCGAAAGTCTGCGCGAAGCGACGCCGGACGACGTCGGCGGCATTCTCACGCTGATCGAGCCGCTCGAATCCGACGGCACGCTCGTGCGGCGCGGACGGCATCAGATCGAACGCGACATCGACCACTTCTCGGTCATCGAGCACGATGGCGTGCTCTTCGGCTGCGCGGCGCTTTATCCGTACACGCAGGAGCGCATCGGCGAGATGGCGTGTCTGACCGTCGCGCCCGAGGCGCAAGGTTCCGGCGATGGCGAGCGCCTGCTCAAGCGCATCGAGCAACGCGCGCGCGCTCGCGGTCTCACGCGCATTTTCGTGCTGACGACGCGCACCGAACACTGGTTCCTCAAGCGCGGTTTCGTGAAGGTCACGGTGGACGACCTGCCGGAAGACCGCCGGCGACTCTACAACTGGCAGCGCAAATCGCTCGTCCTGATGAAACAGCTTTGA